In Bacillus thuringiensis, the DNA window GAGAAATACATCATGTAGTTCGCTTAAGTCAATGAGTGTGTTATTTAAAAAGGTAGTGGTAGGACGGTTGTGTAATGATTGAATAATTGATTTTGCTTTTTCAAAGTCTGTTTCCTCGTTAAAAGAAGAACGATCGTATATATAAGAAGGAATAGGGAATGTTTGCTCTTTCCATTTTCCTGTATCAGTATCATAAATCAGACCAGAAATAAGATCTGTTTTAGGATCAATACCAAATGGCGTAAACTGGGCAACGACATTATGATAAAGCCGAGCGCGTTTAGCGATTTCGGTGTAATACATTTGCTCATAATGAGGGTGAGAAGTTAAAATACCGAGAACCAACGAAATCACTCCTTTACTAACAAAATGTTGGCACAATAGGCGAAGCTATATATTGCAAATACGTTTTTATACCATTATACTTTTGTCCGTATGATGATATGCTATAGTTTTGGAGAAGCGAAAGGTTGATTGTAATGAATATATGGTTAAGTATGTTAACGACGACAGGGCTCGGAGCAATTATCGGAGGATTCACAAATCATTTAGCGATAAAAATGTTATTTCGTCCTCATCGCCCTATTTATATTGGAAAGTTTCAAGTTCCATTTACACCAGGGTTAATTCCGAAACGCCGCGATGAGCTTGCTGTTCAATTAGGGAAAATGGTTGTAGAGCATTTGTTAACGCCAGAAGGAATCGGAAAGAAGCTAACAAATGAAGAGTTTCAAAAAAGCTTAATTCACTGGGCACAAGTAGAAGTGGATAAAGTAATTACGAATGAACAATCGTTACGACAAATGTTAGAAAAATGGAATGTAGCGCATGTAGAAAAAGAAGCAATCGAGAAAATCGAGCGTGTGATTATAGAAAAAATAGAGGCATTTTTAGCGGAGTACTATACATATACATGGGAACAGGCTTTACCTCATTCTGTTCATGAAAAAATCGAGAATGCGATCCCAAATGTCTCAGCGTTTATTTTAGATCGAGGAATCAGTTTTTTTGAAAGTGAAGAAGGGAAAGCTCGTCTTTCAAAAATGATTGATGATTTCTTTGCTTCTCGCGGGACGTTATTAAACTTAGTCGGAATGTTTTTAGGGAATGTAAGTGTAGTGGATCGTGTGCAGCCAGAAGTCATTAAGTTTTTAGGGCAAGATGGCACAAAGCAGCTTTTAACCGATGTACTACTAAAAGAGTGGGAAAAGTTAAAAGGAAGAGATGTAAAAGAAGTAGAAACGTTTGTAGAAAAAGAAATGATTGTAAACTCCATATTGTCTGCAGTTAAAGTTGAGGAAACAGTGAATAAGTTTTTAAACCAATCTGTGCAGCAAGTATGTGAACCGATTCGAGAAACAATTATGGGAAAAGTAGTCCCAAGCGCAGTAACGAAAGGCTTGAAGTGGGGAACAGAAAACGTAGAAAGTATACTAAATAATCTCCACTTGGCGGAAATTGTCCAGCAAGAAGTATCCACATTTTCAACAGAGAGACTAGAAGATTTAGTTCTATCCATTACAAAAAATGAACTAAAAATGATTACGTATTTAGGTGCCTTATTAGGCGGAATGATTGGAATCGTGCAAGGGTTATTACTGTTGTTTCTTAAATAATAAGATACGTACATACAAATAAAAGTGAAATTTCTTCACATCTCTTGCATAGTTTGATATGGTAAGAAGAGGTGCGTATGTAAATGCACGTAAAAGGCAGTGCGAGAGAAAAGCGCTAGCCTTCTAAAGGAGGAAAAATAAAATGACAAAAAACATTCATGATGTAGCATATGAATTACAAAAAGCAATCGCTGAAAACGAAGATTTCAAAACGTTAAAAGAGAGCTACGCAGCAGTTCAGGCTGATACAGCTTCAAAGAACTTATTCGATGAGTTCCGTACAATGCAACTTGGCCTACAACAAAAAATGATGCAAGGTCAAGAGATCACTGAAGAAGATAACCAACAAGCACAAGAAGTTGTAGTTCGCATTCAACAAGATGCTAAAATCACAAAGTTAATGGAAACTGAACAACGCCTAAACATCGTTATCACTGACGTTAACAAAATTATCATGAAGCCACTTGAAGATTTATATAACGCGCAACAACAAGCGTAATAGTAGAAGACGCCCCTGTATAGGGGCATCTTTTTTGTTTGTTATTTGTGGAAATACTCCGTCTTAATATTCTTTTCCTTCAAAAACTTTTCAATTTCTTTTTGCTTTCTCCCGTTAACTTTCTCAAGGCGCTTTGTAAAAGAAAAATCAGTTTTGAATAAGTTACCATCTTGAGCGAGTTTGTCTATTTCCTGATCTAGTTCTACTGAAAGTGCGGTAGACGCGGAAATATAATCATGAATTTCCTTTGAAGGCTGTTTGTAATCATCAGGGAGTGTATTGTTGCTAATAAAATCATGGAAGTTCGCATCGTTTTGTTGTGCTAAATCTACTAGTTTTTTTAATTTCTCTCGATCAGATTCAGTGACACTCTCGTCAGACATGGCTGACGAAAGTGGAACGATGTTTTCGTATAACTCTCCGCTATAATCTAAATAATTTTTTATATTTTGTTTCATTTCGTCTTCGTTAATAGTTTCATTCTTTTTTGAGGAAGTGAATATAGTTTCTGGAATTTTAATCGTCACATCTTTAATAGATTGCACATCGTTTTCTTCCTTAGGTTGTGCATTGTTTGA includes these proteins:
- a CDS encoding DUF445 domain-containing protein, with amino-acid sequence MNIWLSMLTTTGLGAIIGGFTNHLAIKMLFRPHRPIYIGKFQVPFTPGLIPKRRDELAVQLGKMVVEHLLTPEGIGKKLTNEEFQKSLIHWAQVEVDKVITNEQSLRQMLEKWNVAHVEKEAIEKIERVIIEKIEAFLAEYYTYTWEQALPHSVHEKIENAIPNVSAFILDRGISFFESEEGKARLSKMIDDFFASRGTLLNLVGMFLGNVSVVDRVQPEVIKFLGQDGTKQLLTDVLLKEWEKLKGRDVKEVETFVEKEMIVNSILSAVKVEETVNKFLNQSVQQVCEPIRETIMGKVVPSAVTKGLKWGTENVESILNNLHLAEIVQQEVSTFSTERLEDLVLSITKNELKMITYLGALLGGMIGIVQGLLLLFLK
- a CDS encoding YlbF/YmcA family competence regulator codes for the protein MTKNIHDVAYELQKAIAENEDFKTLKESYAAVQADTASKNLFDEFRTMQLGLQQKMMQGQEITEEDNQQAQEVVVRIQQDAKITKLMETEQRLNIVITDVNKIIMKPLEDLYNAQQQA
- a CDS encoding NDxxF motif lipoprotein — encoded protein: MKKYTLYSLMLLTLLFLPACSNNAQPKEENDVQSIKDVTIKIPETIFTSSKKNETINEDEMKQNIKNYLDYSGELYENIVPLSSAMSDESVTESDREKLKKLVDLAQQNDANFHDFISNNTLPDDYKQPSKEIHDYISASTALSVELDQEIDKLAQDGNLFKTDFSFTKRLEKVNGRKQKEIEKFLKEKNIKTEYFHK